A section of the Pseudanabaena mucicola str. Chao 1806 genome encodes:
- a CDS encoding ribonuclease R family protein — protein MEFSITQLLDNFSDDKLVTPKAIEKKLGISDDSKSVRKLQVALDALEKIGILEKDKGRYRRIHEEGLVEGRLRCSSKGFCFAIQDVEGAEDIYVRESRLSNAWNGDRVLVRVTKDGVRRRSPEGEVRLILERSNPTLLSTVKLTDGSYRAVPLDDRLLFEVELVPDEETPDLSVAFGKLVHLEMVRFSLGNHLPLGRILQVLGDDAESTNDIDLVCCKHNLPRRFSAKALTAAASLPRGVRKADLKHRLDLRKTLTVRIGNAAAISITQSETGWELGVHIPDVATYVIAGSPLDLEARKRLRSFFLGDTILPMLPEMNVFNQPEYLTMSVLIKLDHDGNVHSFEIQPSAILVRANLSYQRAQQILDGKVTVDEDAPSQEIDTEVEELVHLIAKVGSLLQNHSNAIRLVLPQIPSQEADEGVRGLTVVPLTLPISGTVTEVMILANKAIALHLQSLAIPAIYLRQVPPDQGKVDDWLKLLDSMGISAQLETPEQIQIADLHRILHQINQLGQEATRDILKYLLLSMFKPNEYVLAPAIHFGLGLIEQPYIHGVFPQHHYGDLLIQRTLHTVFEEGRDRRSIRIKDGVNLRSSTAHGQVNWSVLPPETERQLIEDLEAILPKLNQADTLYHRSISDLDGLRKAEFMRSHTGGNFYGIITSVQSYGFFVEIESLLVEGLVHVSSLKDDWYEFPLINGKGRARASTLLVGRRSGRQYCLGDRVEVQVKGVDYYRQQIDLVAVVTPEDDRDSSTSEFSSISEADLEIPEDIEAANIE, from the coding sequence TTAGATAATTTCTCTGATGACAAGCTAGTTACGCCTAAAGCGATCGAAAAAAAACTTGGAATTAGTGACGATAGCAAAAGCGTCCGTAAGCTCCAAGTTGCCCTTGATGCTCTCGAAAAAATTGGTATTCTCGAAAAAGATAAAGGACGTTACCGCCGCATCCATGAGGAAGGTTTGGTGGAAGGTCGCTTGCGTTGTTCCAGTAAAGGATTTTGCTTTGCCATCCAAGATGTTGAGGGGGCAGAGGATATATATGTACGCGAGAGTCGTTTGAGTAATGCTTGGAATGGCGATCGCGTATTGGTGCGAGTTACTAAGGATGGGGTCAGAAGGCGATCGCCTGAAGGTGAGGTGCGTCTGATTCTAGAGCGTTCTAATCCAACTCTACTATCGACGGTAAAATTGACCGACGGCAGCTACCGTGCAGTCCCATTAGATGACCGCCTTTTGTTTGAAGTTGAACTAGTACCTGATGAGGAAACTCCTGATCTGAGTGTGGCATTTGGTAAATTGGTACATTTGGAAATGGTGCGCTTTTCTCTAGGTAATCATTTGCCATTGGGTCGCATTTTACAAGTCTTGGGAGATGACGCTGAGTCAACTAATGATATTGACTTGGTATGTTGCAAGCATAATTTACCAAGAAGATTCAGTGCTAAGGCTTTGACGGCAGCAGCAAGTTTGCCAAGGGGAGTTAGAAAAGCTGATCTAAAACATCGTCTAGATCTCCGCAAAACTCTTACTGTCAGAATTGGTAATGCAGCAGCAATTTCCATCACCCAAAGTGAAACAGGTTGGGAATTGGGTGTCCATATTCCTGATGTTGCCACCTATGTAATAGCAGGTTCGCCGTTAGACTTAGAAGCACGTAAGCGACTAAGATCATTTTTCTTAGGTGACACGATTTTGCCAATGTTGCCTGAGATGAATGTTTTTAATCAGCCTGAATATCTCACGATGTCAGTGCTCATTAAATTAGACCATGATGGTAATGTGCATTCTTTCGAGATTCAACCTTCGGCAATTTTGGTGCGAGCAAATCTCAGTTACCAAAGAGCGCAACAAATTCTCGATGGCAAGGTAACTGTTGATGAAGATGCGCCAAGTCAAGAGATTGATACAGAAGTAGAAGAGTTAGTACATTTAATTGCTAAGGTTGGCTCATTGCTGCAAAATCATTCCAATGCAATTAGGTTAGTCTTACCTCAGATTCCCTCTCAAGAGGCGGATGAAGGTGTTAGAGGATTAACAGTAGTTCCTCTGACTCTGCCTATTTCTGGTACTGTAACGGAAGTGATGATTTTGGCGAATAAGGCGATCGCTTTGCATTTGCAATCCTTGGCGATTCCTGCCATTTATCTACGCCAAGTTCCTCCTGATCAAGGTAAAGTTGACGATTGGCTGAAGCTATTAGATAGCATGGGTATTTCTGCTCAGTTAGAAACTCCTGAGCAAATCCAGATTGCTGATCTACATCGCATTTTGCATCAGATTAATCAACTTGGGCAGGAAGCGACTCGCGATATTCTTAAATATCTCTTACTATCGATGTTTAAGCCCAATGAATATGTACTTGCACCTGCGATCCATTTTGGTTTGGGATTAATTGAGCAGCCCTACATACATGGTGTATTTCCCCAGCACCATTATGGAGATTTATTAATTCAACGGACTTTGCATACAGTGTTTGAAGAAGGACGCGATCGCCGTAGCATTCGGATTAAGGACGGGGTGAATTTGCGAAGTTCTACTGCCCACGGTCAGGTCAATTGGAGTGTCTTGCCTCCTGAAACGGAACGTCAGTTAATTGAGGACTTAGAAGCGATCTTGCCTAAGCTTAATCAAGCTGATACTTTGTATCATCGTTCAATTTCTGATTTAGATGGATTGCGTAAAGCGGAATTTATGCGATCGCATACTGGCGGTAATTTCTATGGCATCATTACTAGCGTTCAATCCTATGGCTTCTTTGTTGAGATTGAGTCCTTACTTGTAGAGGGCTTAGTCCATGTCAGTTCTCTCAAGGATGACTGGTACGAGTTCCCCTTAATTAATGGTAAGGGTCGAGCCAGAGCTTCGACTTTACTGGTGGGTCGTCGTAGTGGTCGTCAATATTGCTTGGGCGATCGCGTTGAAGTACAGGTCAAGGGCGTTGATTACTATCGCCAACAAATTGATTTGGTAGCAGTTGTCACTCCTGAAGATGATCGTGACTCGTCTACTTCGGAATTTAGTTCTATATCAGAAGCTGATTTAGAAATTCCTGAGGATATCGAGGCAGCAAATATAGAATAA
- a CDS encoding chloride channel protein, translated as MSLSRLLVTILNRLQPSAETVMLVSAIAVGVISGIGVTLFRKLILIAQEIYWHEIAVALSNQWHWAIIFIPMLGALVVSLVRLRLDQVEAKTLSKGQIVSDVGQSYSQVPLKTLAAALSLGSGASLGPEGPSVELGSNIGSILGQMLQFSSERIRLLIGAGGAAGLAAGFNAPIAGVFFALEVLLRDSYRTNKSSPNSDVSVVVIASVISALVSQISLGERPAFSLPVYEVRSYWELPIYLGLGVLASVVALMFASAVKQAKKFFAGEWAIATFMQKLSLPVKLLIGGLCVGIIALTFPEAIGIGYETVESILQDTPFTIPLLGILLVIKLLLTAISSASGFVGGLFAPSIFLGAVLGSLYGQAIASLLPASIPIAASPAYALVGMAAVLAGTVRAPLTSVLLLFEMTRDYRIVLPLMAAVGLCAWILDQLDTSKTDRMIMQWSNLPADIEVLEKIKIAEVMTLNPASVKYSMPVLQAAQFITSGYHHSALVFDDVNHLQGILTTQDLKRILSAPTSEPAFEEMTVQNICTREVLCTFADESLAEALKRMATRDLRQMPVVDRNQPKRVIGMVDRLAITTAYNTALTKRAIAARITPTKPNTSTSNTNNAAVLTNTLNAANTGANTNVSNGGSRHNVDHRYDDGNTGSNGSSNNDNDNPLNAPLNNKKRELDIHSSEIIPS; from the coding sequence ATGTCGCTTTCCCGCTTATTGGTGACTATTTTAAACCGTCTTCAGCCATCTGCGGAGACGGTCATGCTTGTGTCTGCGATCGCTGTCGGTGTGATTAGTGGCATTGGCGTTACTCTATTTCGCAAACTGATCTTAATTGCCCAAGAAATTTATTGGCATGAGATAGCTGTAGCTCTGAGTAATCAATGGCATTGGGCAATAATCTTTATCCCCATGTTGGGGGCATTAGTTGTCAGCTTAGTCCGATTGCGTCTAGATCAAGTAGAAGCGAAAACCTTGAGCAAAGGGCAGATAGTCAGTGACGTAGGGCAATCCTATTCACAGGTTCCCTTGAAAACATTAGCCGCAGCGCTTTCCTTGGGGTCTGGTGCTTCCCTCGGACCAGAGGGACCGAGCGTGGAGTTAGGTAGCAACATTGGTTCTATTCTCGGACAAATGTTGCAGTTTTCCAGTGAGCGAATTCGACTATTAATTGGTGCAGGTGGAGCCGCAGGACTAGCCGCAGGTTTTAATGCACCGATCGCAGGTGTATTTTTTGCCCTTGAGGTATTGCTCCGCGATTCCTATCGCACTAATAAATCTAGTCCGAATTCAGACGTGAGTGTGGTCGTTATTGCCTCCGTTATTTCGGCGCTAGTTTCGCAAATCAGTCTCGGTGAGCGCCCTGCTTTTAGCTTGCCCGTATATGAAGTTCGTAGCTACTGGGAATTACCGATTTATTTAGGATTAGGGGTATTAGCTAGTGTAGTTGCCCTTATGTTTGCCAGTGCAGTTAAGCAGGCTAAGAAGTTTTTTGCGGGAGAATGGGCGATCGCTACATTTATGCAAAAACTATCCTTGCCCGTGAAACTTCTGATCGGTGGGCTATGTGTTGGCATAATTGCTTTGACTTTTCCTGAAGCGATTGGTATAGGTTATGAGACTGTAGAATCAATTTTGCAAGATACCCCGTTCACAATTCCTTTATTAGGTATTTTGCTAGTTATCAAACTATTGCTAACGGCGATTAGTTCCGCGAGTGGCTTTGTGGGCGGACTGTTTGCACCTTCAATTTTTTTGGGAGCAGTACTGGGCAGTCTATATGGTCAGGCGATCGCTAGTTTATTGCCTGCTTCAATTCCGATAGCAGCTTCCCCTGCCTATGCGCTAGTGGGGATGGCAGCAGTACTCGCAGGTACGGTACGCGCTCCGCTTACATCAGTACTCTTACTATTTGAAATGACTCGCGACTATCGTATCGTTTTGCCTCTGATGGCAGCCGTTGGGCTTTGTGCATGGATACTTGATCAGTTAGATACATCTAAGACTGATCGCATGATTATGCAATGGTCAAATTTGCCCGCCGATATTGAAGTCCTTGAAAAAATTAAAATTGCGGAGGTCATGACCTTAAATCCTGCTTCAGTCAAATATTCAATGCCCGTGTTACAGGCTGCCCAATTTATTACTAGTGGCTATCATCACAGCGCTTTAGTTTTTGATGATGTCAATCATTTGCAGGGCATCCTTACCACACAGGATTTAAAACGAATCCTCTCTGCACCCACTAGTGAGCCTGCCTTTGAGGAAATGACTGTTCAAAATATTTGTACGCGAGAAGTACTGTGCACCTTTGCTGATGAGTCTCTCGCTGAGGCACTCAAGCGGATGGCGACAAGGGATTTGCGACAAATGCCAGTAGTTGATCGCAATCAACCGAAACGAGTAATTGGTATGGTTGATCGGCTTGCTATTACAACAGCCTATAACACAGCGCTAACAAAACGAGCGATCGCTGCTAGAATTACACCGACTAAACCGAATACAAGTACAAGTAATACTAATAATGCTGCAGTCTTAACCAACACGTTAAATGCAGCTAACACTGGTGCTAATACTAATGTTAGTAATGGTGGTAGCCGTCATAATGTCGATCATCGATATGATGATGGTAATACTGGTAGTAACGGTTCTAGCAATAATGATAACGATAATCCTCTAAATGCTCCTCTAAATAATAAAAAAAGAGAATTAGATATTCATAGCTCTGAGATAATTCCCTCCTAA
- a CDS encoding GUN4 domain-containing protein, with protein sequence MNSEEILIEFVASSDRSNGESIKALSTNKVKESIQQIANLVQQLAPESTPNQTNGLALDEVEVAIKLTESGEAVLLGNGQSSSAIILRFRRPKHLVSGLSPTSANDLAISNQGISYQKLQDLLASGKWQEANQETWNVMCQAANKNIGSVLSADDIKQISCEVLQTIDSLWQKHSQGRYGFSSQNQIYVSSIMG encoded by the coding sequence ATGAATAGCGAAGAAATACTCATAGAATTTGTGGCAAGTAGCGATCGCTCTAATGGTGAGTCGATCAAGGCTCTCAGTACCAATAAGGTAAAAGAGAGTATTCAGCAAATTGCCAATCTCGTCCAACAACTCGCACCTGAAAGTACTCCCAATCAAACTAATGGGCTAGCTCTAGATGAAGTTGAAGTTGCCATAAAATTGACTGAATCAGGTGAAGCAGTTTTGTTAGGCAATGGGCAAAGTAGTAGCGCAATTATCTTAAGGTTTCGTCGTCCCAAACATTTAGTTAGTGGTCTATCTCCCACTAGTGCCAATGATCTAGCAATTTCCAACCAAGGAATTAGCTACCAGAAATTACAGGATTTGCTCGCTAGTGGTAAGTGGCAAGAAGCTAATCAGGAAACATGGAATGTGATGTGTCAAGCAGCAAACAAAAATATTGGCTCTGTTCTATCCGCAGATGATATCAAGCAAATTTCCTGTGAAGTCTTGCAGACTATTGATAGTCTCTGGCAAAAGCATAGTCAGGGTCGCTATGGATTTAGCTCTCAAAATCAAATCTATGTGTCATCAATTATGGGCTAA
- a CDS encoding Hpt domain-containing protein, with protein MDQDKQKQITMYFIEEAKEHLQTIESGLLNLQSIMGNVESVNEVFRAAHSIKGGAAMLGFSSIQHVAHNFEDYFKVIREHSGFQVDQHLQTLFLQAFDKLQELVELLQSPYGLTKDAVDGVMAGSDQIFANLKEHLQNLVAVEKVDMQTNVVAKSEPKVDIRAMLATFQSEVPIKLRNMLELFKQPDSPLSRQKLENICTQLQEMGDRFGLVAWSVMIQSVRSAVTNPNNQFRVLAPILLKEVKQAQEQVLRQKANEIEVSQQLLQLIPADTDRQHVSTKPSVTVKSTSSSDELSDLLGAVIEENKALQGWQTFSDRVGWRQNGSWITSNDFKSQTPPEGHFPTPLWLSSWHQSKDPKAKEFQAQYLTFLAKLSSCNLP; from the coding sequence ATGGATCAGGATAAGCAAAAGCAGATTACGATGTACTTCATCGAAGAAGCCAAGGAACATCTGCAAACTATTGAGTCAGGGCTGCTTAATTTACAATCGATCATGGGTAATGTGGAATCGGTAAATGAGGTATTTCGAGCTGCCCATTCGATTAAGGGAGGAGCCGCGATGTTGGGATTTAGTAGTATCCAACATGTTGCTCATAACTTTGAAGATTATTTCAAAGTAATTCGAGAACATAGTGGTTTTCAAGTTGATCAGCATCTCCAAACGCTTTTTTTACAAGCTTTTGACAAATTACAAGAACTGGTTGAATTGCTTCAAAGTCCCTATGGACTAACTAAGGATGCTGTTGATGGAGTTATGGCTGGCTCCGATCAAATCTTTGCTAATCTCAAGGAGCATCTGCAAAATTTGGTGGCAGTTGAAAAAGTTGATATGCAAACAAATGTTGTAGCGAAATCGGAGCCAAAAGTTGATATTAGAGCTATGTTGGCAACCTTTCAGTCTGAAGTACCAATTAAACTCCGAAATATGCTGGAATTGTTCAAACAACCTGATAGTCCACTTAGTCGTCAGAAACTGGAGAATATCTGTACGCAACTACAGGAAATGGGCGATCGCTTTGGATTAGTGGCTTGGTCAGTGATGATCCAGTCAGTTCGTTCGGCTGTCACCAACCCCAATAATCAATTTCGTGTCCTTGCGCCAATACTGCTCAAAGAGGTTAAGCAAGCTCAAGAGCAAGTATTAAGGCAAAAGGCAAATGAAATTGAAGTCTCTCAACAATTATTGCAGTTGATTCCCGCAGATACTGATAGGCAACATGTTTCTACTAAGCCTTCTGTTACCGTGAAATCTACTTCTTCATCTGATGAATTGAGTGATCTTTTAGGAGCTGTGATTGAAGAAAATAAGGCTCTGCAAGGTTGGCAAACCTTTAGCGATCGCGTTGGTTGGCGACAAAATGGCTCTTGGATCACTTCCAATGATTTTAAGTCCCAGACTCCACCCGAAGGACATTTTCCCACACCATTATGGCTGTCATCGTGGCATCAGTCTAAAGATCCTAAGGCAAAAGAGTTTCAAGCCCAGTATTTAACTTTTTTAGCTAAACTGTCGAGTTGCAATTTGCCATAG
- a CDS encoding BMP family lipoprotein, protein MGIISKRAASIVSMKRLWVVALVGMFAGACNNTPSTPTSATTAATTATTTSSDAKEFKAAMILVGPKNDSGWNQGHYEASKYVMDKVSDVKFDYVDKVNPGDRPNVKASQVADDLISKGAKLIIFNSDDFKDDALETAKKHPNVSVIHSSGDYAWKDGKNFKNQKNLGNVMPQMEYGRMISGCAAALHSETGKIGFLGPLINDETRRLVSSSYLGAQYCWQNYRKKNPEDLKFKVVWIGFWFNIPGQTLDPTKVSDDFYNSGFDVVMSGIDTPEVAVQGKKAAEAGKKVKYLHYGLKTGCNVAPEICIGVPYYNWGPAYLDQVKNAKENKFTGEFISGAPNWKDLNNVDSSAVGFEKGKALTPENDKFLTEFITGLGDGKISLFKGPLNYQDGSPFLKQGETATPQQIWYFTSLLQGIEGASK, encoded by the coding sequence ATGGGAATAATCTCTAAACGTGCTGCTTCTATAGTTTCTATGAAGCGCTTATGGGTTGTAGCGCTAGTAGGAATGTTTGCTGGAGCTTGTAACAACACTCCATCAACTCCTACGTCAGCCACTACTGCGGCTACTACTGCAACCACTACATCTTCAGATGCAAAAGAATTTAAAGCAGCAATGATTTTGGTTGGGCCGAAAAATGATTCTGGTTGGAACCAAGGTCATTACGAAGCCTCGAAATATGTAATGGACAAGGTATCTGACGTAAAGTTTGACTATGTTGATAAAGTCAACCCAGGCGATCGCCCAAATGTCAAAGCTTCTCAAGTAGCAGATGACCTGATCAGTAAAGGTGCAAAGCTGATCATTTTCAATTCTGATGACTTTAAAGATGATGCTCTAGAAACTGCGAAAAAGCATCCTAATGTTTCTGTAATTCATTCAAGCGGTGACTATGCTTGGAAGGATGGCAAAAATTTTAAAAACCAGAAGAATCTAGGCAATGTCATGCCTCAGATGGAGTATGGCAGAATGATTTCTGGCTGTGCAGCGGCGCTACATTCAGAAACGGGTAAAATCGGGTTTTTGGGACCATTAATCAATGATGAAACCCGTAGACTTGTGTCGTCAAGTTATTTAGGCGCTCAATATTGTTGGCAAAATTACCGCAAAAAGAATCCTGAGGATTTGAAGTTTAAAGTGGTATGGATTGGCTTCTGGTTCAATATTCCAGGACAGACACTTGATCCAACCAAAGTCTCTGATGACTTTTATAACAGTGGATTTGATGTGGTGATGAGTGGGATTGACACACCTGAAGTTGCCGTGCAGGGCAAGAAAGCTGCTGAAGCAGGTAAGAAGGTCAAATATTTACACTATGGACTCAAAACTGGCTGTAATGTTGCTCCAGAGATTTGCATCGGTGTTCCCTACTACAATTGGGGACCTGCATATCTCGATCAAGTCAAGAATGCTAAAGAGAATAAATTTACAGGAGAATTTATTTCTGGTGCGCCAAACTGGAAAGATTTGAATAATGTTGACAGTTCCGCAGTTGGCTTTGAGAAGGGTAAAGCTTTGACTCCAGAAAACGATAAGTTCTTAACAGAATTTATTACTGGCTTAGGAGATGGCAAGATTAGTCTTTTTAAAGGTCCTCTTAACTATCAAGATGGCAGTCCTTTTCTTAAGCAAGGTGAAACTGCAACCCCACAGCAAATTTGGTACTTTACCAGCTTGCTACAAGGCATTGAAGGTGCTAGTAAATAA
- a CDS encoding ABC transporter ATP-binding protein, giving the protein MKVELRHIYKSFGNVKANYDISMTIEAGTVYGILGENGAGKSTLSKVLSGFITKDSGTILLDGMEVEIKTPADAIRLGIGMLHQDPLDFPSLSVLDNFMAGRSSLGNQRTKISNRADLMRELRQLSITFGFDLPPNEILSNLTVGERQQLEILRLLSLGVKTLILDEPTTGISASQKTALFAAVKQLAADGKSIIFVSHKLEDVEELCDRLMVMRQGKVIGEAEVKGRDSHELASSLVDMMFGRELAIPAKHEMNIQQMEPALVIQDLQIEGDRLSLQIEQLTVNAGEVIGLAGLEGNGQQLLLLACAGLVKLSAGKIRISDVDMTNRAYRNFLKAGIGYLPADRLKDGLIRGLTIHQHFMLRQSHSGFLINWRDTRKFAHQAIENFNIRGKPSTKVERLSGGNQQRTQISLLPDHLNLLLMEQPTRGLDIESSLWIWKQMMARCEKGMMILFISSDLDEILQYSDRILVFCGGKVSQPIDAKTLTVDKLGHAIGGRFA; this is encoded by the coding sequence ATGAAAGTTGAATTACGCCATATATATAAGTCTTTTGGAAATGTCAAGGCAAACTATGATATTTCCATGACAATTGAGGCAGGAACTGTATATGGCATCTTGGGTGAAAATGGAGCAGGAAAAAGCACTTTATCCAAGGTTCTAAGTGGTTTTATTACTAAGGACTCAGGCACGATCCTATTAGATGGAATGGAAGTGGAGATTAAAACTCCTGCTGATGCTATCCGTTTAGGCATTGGGATGCTGCATCAAGATCCTTTAGACTTTCCTTCTCTGTCTGTACTTGATAATTTTATGGCAGGGAGAAGCTCATTAGGTAATCAGAGAACTAAAATTAGTAATCGTGCTGATTTAATGAGAGAACTTCGACAGCTTTCGATAACTTTTGGCTTTGACTTACCTCCTAATGAAATCCTCAGTAATCTTACTGTAGGAGAACGACAACAGTTAGAAATATTGCGGCTGTTGTCCCTTGGGGTCAAGACTCTCATCCTTGATGAGCCAACTACAGGTATTTCTGCTTCTCAAAAAACAGCTCTCTTTGCGGCAGTTAAGCAATTGGCGGCGGATGGGAAATCAATCATTTTTGTGTCTCACAAATTAGAAGATGTTGAAGAGCTATGCGATCGATTGATGGTGATGCGTCAGGGCAAAGTAATTGGCGAAGCTGAAGTTAAGGGGCGTGACTCCCATGAGTTAGCTTCGTCTTTGGTGGATATGATGTTTGGGCGAGAGCTTGCCATACCCGCCAAACATGAAATGAACATTCAACAAATGGAACCTGCTTTAGTCATTCAGGATTTGCAAATTGAGGGCGATCGCTTAAGTTTGCAGATTGAGCAATTAACGGTTAATGCAGGTGAGGTGATTGGGCTAGCGGGTTTAGAAGGTAATGGTCAACAGTTGCTACTGCTGGCTTGTGCGGGTTTAGTCAAGCTCAGTGCTGGCAAGATCCGCATTAGTGATGTGGATATGACCAATCGCGCCTATCGCAATTTCTTGAAGGCAGGAATTGGCTATCTGCCAGCCGATCGTCTAAAGGATGGATTGATTCGTGGGTTGACAATTCATCAACATTTCATGTTGCGTCAATCCCATTCAGGCTTTTTGATCAATTGGCGTGATACTCGCAAATTTGCTCATCAAGCCATCGAGAATTTTAATATTCGAGGGAAACCCTCTACTAAAGTTGAGAGGCTATCGGGTGGCAATCAGCAACGTACTCAAATATCGCTTTTGCCAGATCACTTAAATCTATTATTAATGGAACAACCAACCAGAGGTTTAGATATCGAATCGAGCCTATGGATATGGAAGCAAATGATGGCTCGATGTGAAAAAGGAATGATGATTTTATTTATATCTTCCGATCTCGATGAGATTTTGCAATATAGCGATCGCATTCTTGTATTTTGCGGTGGCAAGGTCTCACAACCTATTGATGCGAAAACTCTAACAGTAGATAAACTAGGTCATGCGATCGGAGGAAGGTTTGCATAG
- a CDS encoding ABC transporter permease subunit, translating into MRSEEGLHSPLQNFLQNFQFLQKLPRATYFRIGSFFVALLFIGAVILLSSGSPPRVAMGMWNGAFGSSDRFARVISTLCPLLLASCGLIFTFTTGLYNLGIEGQITAGAITSTFLLRLIPEGFPPAIAIILAIISGIVGGGLWGLLTGFLNIFGKVSEIFAGLGMNFTAQGLALYLVFGPWKRSGVASMSGTEPFSDALSLPTVGNTEFSPIALAIAIIALIITAITIRATYYGLKLKAVGNNLRAAYVLGIPAITQMLSSFLICGALAGIAGSLQVVAVFHRLIPNISSNLGFLALLVVMLINYNPFWILPIAFLFSSLNVGSLELPLSLSLDSSLSGIIQGALLLFAILGEGLAKLSKQTGSSQTN; encoded by the coding sequence ATGCGATCGGAGGAAGGTTTGCATAGTCCCTTACAAAATTTTTTACAGAATTTCCAATTTCTCCAAAAATTACCCAGAGCCACCTACTTTCGGATTGGTTCTTTCTTTGTGGCGCTATTGTTTATTGGGGCGGTAATTTTGCTTTCCAGTGGCTCACCACCTCGAGTGGCGATGGGTATGTGGAATGGCGCTTTTGGCAGTAGTGATCGCTTTGCTAGGGTCATTTCCACCCTTTGCCCTTTATTACTTGCTTCATGCGGATTAATTTTTACCTTCACCACAGGTTTATATAATCTAGGGATTGAAGGGCAAATTACCGCAGGCGCGATCACCTCAACATTCTTGCTCAGACTTATTCCCGAAGGATTCCCTCCTGCGATTGCCATCATCCTTGCGATTATCTCTGGAATTGTGGGTGGTGGATTATGGGGCTTACTTACAGGATTTCTCAACATCTTTGGCAAGGTCAGTGAGATTTTTGCTGGTTTGGGCATGAACTTTACTGCCCAAGGGCTGGCGCTGTACCTTGTCTTTGGTCCTTGGAAGCGATCGGGAGTTGCCTCCATGAGTGGTACGGAGCCTTTTAGTGATGCTTTATCACTGCCGACAGTCGGCAATACTGAGTTTAGTCCGATCGCTTTAGCGATCGCCATCATCGCATTGATTATTACAGCGATCACGATTCGAGCCACTTACTATGGTCTAAAGCTCAAAGCAGTGGGTAATAATCTCCGTGCAGCCTATGTGTTAGGAATTCCTGCGATCACGCAAATGTTGAGTAGTTTTCTCATCTGTGGTGCATTAGCTGGTATCGCTGGTTCGTTGCAAGTAGTCGCTGTATTCCATCGGCTCATTCCCAATATTTCTAGTAATTTAGGATTTCTGGCGCTGTTGGTCGTGATGCTGATTAATTACAATCCCTTCTGGATTTTACCAATCGCCTTTTTATTTAGTTCCCTCAATGTTGGTAGTTTAGAATTACCCCTATCACTAAGTTTAGATTCTTCTCTTTCTGGGATTATTCAAGGCGCATTGCTACTCTTCGCGATTCTTGGCGAAGGTTTAGCGAAATTATCCAAGCAAACAGGATCTTCCCAGACCAATTAA
- a CDS encoding ABC transporter permease has product MDIITILATAIATSTPLIFASIGETITERAGVINLSAEGTILMSAMTGFAVAKFSNNLILGFAAAALVGAAIALVVAIGAITLKQSQVSIGFVLALMCSDLSSFLGNPVVRVEGITVPSFKIPILENIPVLGKLLFQSDLLVYCSYILILGSWFYFYRTQGGLILRTVGEQPAAAFARGTNVIKMRYIYTLLGGALMGIAGAAFSLDFKAGWSHRHTAGYGWIALAIVIFGGWNPLRVALGAYLFGILQSLASVAQSAIPDVPTQVFNTAPFVLMILMLALTSGEWLDRLISTLPRSVRQAILNTIRTTPPASLGRVFDQD; this is encoded by the coding sequence ATGGACATCATCACAATTCTTGCTACAGCGATCGCCACTTCCACACCTCTGATTTTTGCTAGCATTGGCGAAACTATCACCGAGCGTGCTGGTGTGATTAACCTATCTGCGGAAGGGACAATATTGATGTCAGCAATGACAGGCTTTGCGGTGGCAAAGTTTTCTAACAACTTGATCTTGGGTTTTGCGGCGGCGGCTCTCGTTGGTGCTGCGATCGCTCTAGTTGTAGCAATTGGTGCAATTACTCTCAAGCAATCTCAAGTATCGATTGGCTTTGTTTTGGCATTAATGTGTAGTGATTTATCTTCTTTTTTAGGTAATCCTGTGGTCAGAGTTGAAGGGATTACGGTTCCGAGTTTTAAAATCCCTATTTTAGAAAATATTCCTGTTTTGGGGAAACTGCTATTTCAGAGCGATCTTTTAGTCTACTGTAGTTATATTTTAATTCTCGGTTCATGGTTCTATTTCTATCGTACTCAAGGTGGTTTAATTCTCCGTACAGTTGGCGAACAACCAGCCGCAGCCTTTGCTAGAGGCACGAATGTAATTAAAATGCGCTATATTTATACGCTCCTTGGTGGAGCATTAATGGGAATCGCAGGAGCCGCTTTTTCTTTGGATTTTAAAGCAGGGTGGAGTCATCGCCACACAGCAGGGTATGGTTGGATTGCCTTAGCGATCGTGATTTTTGGCGGATGGAATCCTCTACGTGTTGCCTTGGGTGCTTATCTTTTTGGAATTTTACAATCTCTAGCTAGCGTCGCGCAGAGTGCAATTCCTGATGTACCGACACAGGTATTTAATACAGCTCCCTTTGTATTGATGATTTTGATGTTAGCCTTAACTTCAGGGGAATGGCTTGATCGCTTAATATCTACACTGCCACGATCAGTTAGACAAGCAATATTAAATACAATCAGGACTACGCCACCTGCATCATTAGGAAGGGTATTTGATCAGGATTAA